A region of the Roseiflexus sp. RS-1 genome:
AATGCCTCACCCAGTTTCATCAGCACATGTTCGACAAAACTGGTAAATACGCTGTTCCAGAACACTACCCGCACCGGGCGCAACCCGGCGCGTTGCACGGCATCCAGCACATCCTCCCAGGTTGCCAGCGCCTTCACGTGATCCGACTTGCGTCGCGCCTCGCGCTCGAAATCGTACACACCGGCGCGAACAAACTGTCGCCCAAGCCAGCGACTGGCATCGACAAGCGGTTGCAGGCGTGACGGTTCGCGCGTGTTCGAAAAGACGAGGAAGCGCCCGCCGGGACGGAGCACGCGCGCGGTCTCAGCCAGATACGCATCGATAACGTCGCGCGGAAAATGTTCGAGCACATCGATGGAAAACGCCTTATCGAACGTGCAGTCGGCAAAGGGCAGGCGGCGCGCATCCCCTTGAATCAGCGCAACCGTCTTCACTGCATCGTCGGCGAACAATGTCGCCGGATCGACGCCAACCATCAGATGCACGCGGTCGGCGTTCCACGCGGCGAACTTTGCGTTACCGCAGCCGCTATCGAGCACGATATCTGTTGGTCGCAGGTCGAGCAGGCGTCGCAACGTCCGATTGCGCACCCCCGCAGCGAGCAACGGCGGCGCAAGGTCACGATAATCGAGTTCGTGCGCGAGTTCTTCCTCTTCGCTGACATACTTCGAAACATAATCGAACGCAAGACCGCGCGGCATAAAATCGATATACCCGTCATGGCGCGGGTAGTCGGCGCTGCACGCAGCGCATGCAACCCCGCCGTCTGTCACGATCAGATCGCGCGAACCGCACGTCGGGCACTGAAGCAAACGGTAGAGATCGTAAGGAACCATATGGACGTCGGCAGTTCACCCTTGCAAGGGAAGCAGGCGCTGCGGGCAACTGCCGCCCCGTGGCGACCGCATGCCCGAATAGCGCATAAAAATGACAAAAACGGCACTTGCGCTTCCCCCCTGTCTTCGGCTAGAATAAGAGGTGCGCAGGCGCGCCAGAGGATACCACCAGATCGGCGCCTGCGCAAATTGGTTTCGTGCGCCCTCTTGTTTTCTGCCCACGGCAGCGTTGTTCGTGGAGTGCGCAGCGGATCTGTGCAGCCATACTCTCTCCGCACTTGCGAGAGGGGCCCCAGTCTCGCGCGAGATGGGGTGCAGGGGCAAGGGGGATAGTAAGTGAGGGTGTATGTTACATACGTGGAGGGACGAAGGCGTCCGCGTCCGACCGCGTCAACGGCCGATCAAGGGATGTATCGGGATTCGTATCCGGCCGTTCCGGCGAACGGACGAAGAGTATGCGGCAGTCGCAGCGATCGTGGCCCGCGCGCCTGCCGGTGAATTGTGTGATTTCGAGTATGGCCACCCTGCCGATCTGCGCGCCTTCGATGAAGGGTTCGCCCCTGACGCTTTACCGCGTCGCTACGTTGCCGTCGCCCCTGACGGCGCCCTCGTTGGGTACGCGCATACCTTCCCCACAACCTGGATAGCCGAGCCTGGCGGTTTCTGGGCGGCAGTGCGCGTTGTGCCTGCCTACCGTCGCCGGACGATCGGGCGACAATTGCTTGCTCGCGCCCTTGGTGAAGCGCATGCGGCGGGCGGCGTGTTCGCACTGTCGCAGGTCCGTGAACAACTCGCGGATGCAACCGATTTCGCCGAGCAAACCGGCTTCGTGGAAATGTTGCGCAGCTGGGAAATGCGTCTCGATACGCGCACCGTCGATGTGGCGCCCCTCCGCCGCTACGTTGAACGCGTCGAGGCGTCGGGCATTCGCCTGACGACGCTCGATAGACTGCGCACCGTCGATCCCGACTGGCTGCCGAAGCTGCACGCCCTGCATCTTGTGCTCAATCGTGATGTGCCGCTCCCTGATGCGCCGAACATCACGCGCGAGTGGTTCGAGCGCTTCGCGCTCACCTGTCCGGAGGCGTTCTTTGTGGCGCTCGATGGTGATCGCTACATTGGCGAGAGTTTCATGCATCCGGATGACCGGCAACCGGGATTGCTCAATCAGCGGATGACCGGTATGTTGCGAGAGTATCGCGGGCGCGGCGTGGCGATGGCGCTCAAGGTGCTGACGATTGAATATGCTCAGCGCTGCGGCTTCACCCGGATCAGCACGTGGGTCGAATCAACGAATACCGGCATGCTGGCGATCAATGAACGTCTGGGATTTACCCGCCATCCCGGGCTGGTGGTTTATCGGCAGGACCTTACCTGACAGGGTGCGGCGGCGCGGATGTGGGTGCAGCGCGGGTAGGGGCGCAGCGACGCTGCATCCCCTACTTGCCGCTTGACAACACCGATGGTTCGTGCTATGCTCTCCGCGTGGGAAAAGTTCCCATCCTATTTCTGGTGAATACTGACCGGAAGAAAGGCGGCAAAAGCGATGACACTCAGCATGAGTAAGCTCATCATCATGAGCATGAGCAATCGGGTGCGCGGAACTATTGGGGTTTCGCCACGCGCTGCTGATGATCGCCATGCGCCCACATTCTGGAGGCTCAAGCGTTGAAACGCACAACAAGATGAGCAACCGGGCCGTGGGCGACAGAAACGAGGCGTCCACGGCTTTTTGATTCCTTCGATCAGGCCGCGGGCGTCCCGATGGAACCCGCGGTCTTTTTGCGCCCGTGCCCCGCCGTGGTTCCATCCAGCAGCACCGAGAACCA
Encoded here:
- a CDS encoding class I SAM-dependent methyltransferase, with protein sequence MVPYDLYRLLQCPTCGSRDLIVTDGGVACAACSADYPRHDGYIDFMPRGLAFDYVSKYVSEEEELAHELDYRDLAPPLLAAGVRNRTLRRLLDLRPTDIVLDSGCGNAKFAAWNADRVHLMVGVDPATLFADDAVKTVALIQGDARRLPFADCTFDKAFSIDVLEHFPRDVIDAYLAETARVLRPGGRFLVFSNTREPSRLQPLVDASRWLGRQFVRAGVYDFEREARRKSDHVKALATWEDVLDAVQRAGLRPVRVVFWNSVFTSFVEHVLMKLGEAFVGRGRKKGANHAGEASSDLAAPVGEGTAREIRARRRMRAHLQRRGLVYYALLAVTLLMELDLWLFGRLRSGSYFVVVEKPGRAERKER
- a CDS encoding GNAT family N-acetyltransferase — translated: MLHTWRDEGVRVRPRQRPIKGCIGIRIRPFRRTDEEYAAVAAIVARAPAGELCDFEYGHPADLRAFDEGFAPDALPRRYVAVAPDGALVGYAHTFPTTWIAEPGGFWAAVRVVPAYRRRTIGRQLLARALGEAHAAGGVFALSQVREQLADATDFAEQTGFVEMLRSWEMRLDTRTVDVAPLRRYVERVEASGIRLTTLDRLRTVDPDWLPKLHALHLVLNRDVPLPDAPNITREWFERFALTCPEAFFVALDGDRYIGESFMHPDDRQPGLLNQRMTGMLREYRGRGVAMALKVLTIEYAQRCGFTRISTWVESTNTGMLAINERLGFTRHPGLVVYRQDLT